In Alkalihalobacillus sp. FSL W8-0930, a single window of DNA contains:
- the rpoZ gene encoding DNA-directed RNA polymerase subunit omega, with translation MLYPSIDSLMEKLDSKYTLVTVSSRRAREISEDARRGPLVDKPKSYKSVGMALEEIVSDKLTFERLQPEDTVE, from the coding sequence ATGTTATATCCATCAATTGATTCCCTTATGGAGAAATTAGATTCAAAGTATACGTTAGTAACGGTTTCATCAAGACGCGCACGTGAAATTAGTGAGGATGCTCGTCGTGGTCCGTTAGTTGATAAGCCAAAATCATATAAGTCAGTAGGCATGGCGCTTGAAGAAATCGTTTCAGACAAGCTTACGTTTGAACGTCTACAACCAGAAGACACTGTTGAATAA
- the gmk gene encoding guanylate kinase, which translates to MKKEKGLLIVLSGPAGVGKGTVCGALRQEETDIQYSVSATTRNPRAGEVDGVNYFFKSHDEFKTMIAEDKLLEWAEYVGNFYGTPVDYVRETLDKGQDIILEIEVQGAMKVRESFPEGVFIFLMPPSLAELRNRIVGRGTETAEVIDQRMTVAKEEIDLMKMYDYVVENDAVEHAVSRIKSIVTAEHCKRVRLIEKYKELVEVE; encoded by the coding sequence ATGAAAAAAGAGAAAGGCCTACTGATTGTGTTATCAGGCCCCGCGGGAGTAGGAAAAGGCACGGTTTGCGGAGCATTAAGACAAGAGGAAACAGACATTCAATATTCTGTTTCAGCGACCACTCGTAACCCAAGAGCTGGTGAAGTAGATGGAGTGAACTATTTCTTCAAGAGCCATGACGAGTTTAAAACCATGATCGCCGAGGATAAACTGCTTGAATGGGCAGAATATGTAGGCAACTTTTACGGAACACCAGTTGATTATGTGCGCGAAACATTAGATAAAGGTCAGGACATTATTTTAGAAATTGAAGTACAAGGTGCTATGAAAGTAAGGGAAAGCTTCCCTGAAGGTGTGTTCATTTTCTTGATGCCTCCAAGCTTAGCTGAGCTTAGAAATCGTATTGTTGGACGCGGAACAGAAACAGCTGAAGTCATTGATCAACGAATGACGGTTGCAAAAGAAGAGATTGATTTAATGAAGATGTACGATTACGTGGTTGAAAATGATGCGGTTGAGCATGCGGTTAGCCGAATTAAGTCAATCGTCACAGCGGAACACTGCAAACGTGTACGTTTAATTGAAAAATACAAAGAACTTGTGGAGGTTGAATAA
- a CDS encoding DUF370 domain-containing protein, with protein MSIQLINIGFGNIVSANRIISIVSPESAPIKRIIQDARDRNMLIDATYGRRTRAVIVADSDHVILSAVQPETVAQRLTVKDENSEDS; from the coding sequence TTGAGTATTCAATTAATTAATATAGGATTTGGCAACATTGTTTCAGCGAACCGGATTATCTCTATTGTGAGCCCGGAATCTGCACCAATAAAACGAATTATACAAGACGCGCGAGACCGTAATATGCTGATTGATGCAACCTATGGTCGTAGAACAAGAGCGGTGATTGTAGCGGACAGTGACCATGTAATCTTAAGTGCTGTTCAGCCAGAAACAGTCGCACAAAGGCTAACAGTAAAAGATGAGAATTCCGAGGATTCGTAA